The following are encoded together in the Burkholderiales bacterium genome:
- a CDS encoding LysR family transcriptional regulator: MQDLERMAIFARVVEDKSFSAAARNLDLSKSLVSKQVTQLEKSLGVRLLNRTTRALSVTDAGAVLYEHCSRIVEELEEARLAVGRLHAEPRGLLRISAPVAFGRLHVATALPEFLSTYPDLKIDMVTTDRFVDLAEEGYDVVIRIVDQPAPNMVARKLAPVTRRMVATPEYFARHGVPRTPADLETHNCLTYTYFNPQDPWRLQGPGGDISVRATGNLRVNDDDALSEAVMRGLGLALLPTFIIGKELQASRLRSVLAEYIPLERHIYAVYLANRHVSAKVRAFIDYLLERFGTEPYWDRVDGGHEA; this comes from the coding sequence ATGCAGGATCTCGAGCGGATGGCAATCTTCGCCCGCGTAGTGGAAGACAAGAGCTTTTCAGCGGCGGCTCGCAACCTCGATCTTTCGAAGTCTCTCGTCAGCAAGCAGGTCACGCAGCTGGAGAAGTCGCTTGGCGTGCGGCTGCTCAATCGGACAACGCGCGCGTTGAGCGTCACCGACGCGGGCGCCGTCTTATACGAGCATTGTTCGCGCATCGTGGAGGAGCTCGAAGAGGCGAGACTCGCGGTGGGACGTCTGCACGCGGAACCGCGCGGATTGCTGCGCATCAGCGCGCCGGTCGCGTTCGGGCGTCTCCACGTGGCGACCGCGCTCCCGGAATTCCTGTCCACCTATCCGGATCTGAAGATCGACATGGTCACTACGGATCGATTCGTCGATCTCGCGGAGGAGGGCTACGACGTCGTAATCAGGATCGTGGACCAGCCCGCACCGAACATGGTCGCCCGGAAGCTCGCCCCGGTGACGCGCCGCATGGTCGCGACGCCGGAGTACTTCGCGCGGCACGGGGTGCCCAGGACGCCCGCAGACCTCGAGACGCACAATTGTCTGACCTACACGTATTTCAATCCGCAGGATCCGTGGCGATTGCAGGGGCCTGGCGGGGACATCTCGGTCCGGGCGACCGGAAACCTGCGCGTGAACGACGACGACGCCCTGTCCGAAGCGGTAATGCGGGGGCTGGGCCTGGCTCTCTTACCGACATTCATCATAGGCAAGGAGCTGCAGGCGAGTCGCCTTCGCTCCGTGCTCGCCGAATACATCCCGCTCGAGCGCCACATTTACGCGGTCTATCTCGCGAACCGCCATGTGTCCGCGAAAGTGCGGGCTTTCATCGATTACCTGCTGGAACGATTCGGCACGGAGCCTTACTGGGATCGCGTCGACGGCGGCCACGAGGCGTGA
- a CDS encoding TfuA-like protein: MPKRCMTNRARRTCVFAGPSTAGQAIEGFQLRPPATRGALIDAVRDGYTQLAFIDGAIDLGDQVPLRELREVLAMPEIRLYGAASMGAIRAVQLAQCGMRGAGRVFRLFRRGALTDSDEVFVLHAPAALRYRPLTLPLINIRFTLRSLRRYGEISAAEERAIGAYMRDIPWFDRDKHSVIAAVFAICGSNRRARVMNSFECAYRDVKQQDALSLLSMLKSKAPTYPGAARRECVGIRQ, encoded by the coding sequence ATGCCCAAACGCTGTATGACAAACCGCGCCCGGCGAACGTGCGTCTTCGCCGGGCCCTCGACAGCCGGCCAGGCGATCGAGGGATTCCAGCTGCGCCCGCCGGCAACCCGCGGCGCTCTCATCGACGCCGTCCGCGACGGCTACACGCAGCTCGCATTCATCGACGGAGCGATCGACCTCGGCGACCAGGTACCGCTGCGTGAGCTCAGGGAAGTTCTGGCGATGCCCGAAATCAGGCTGTACGGAGCGGCGAGCATGGGTGCGATCCGCGCGGTCCAGCTCGCTCAGTGCGGTATGCGAGGGGCCGGACGCGTCTTCCGCCTGTTTCGCCGCGGTGCTCTGACCGATAGCGACGAAGTTTTCGTGCTGCATGCGCCGGCCGCCTTGCGCTATCGGCCGCTGACGCTGCCCCTGATAAACATCCGGTTCACGTTGCGGTCGTTGCGACGTTACGGCGAGATCAGCGCCGCCGAAGAGCGTGCCATAGGCGCGTACATGCGGGACATCCCGTGGTTCGACAGGGACAAGCACTCGGTAATCGCAGCGGTCTTCGCGATATGCGGCAGCAATCGACGCGCGCGCGTGATGAACAGCTTCGAATGCGCATACCGCGACGTAAAACAGCAAGACGCGCTGTCTCTGCTTTCGATGCTGAAGTCGAAAGCCCCAACATATCCAGGAGCCGCACGACGTGAATGTGTGGGAATTCGTCAATAG
- the rnk gene encoding nucleoside diphosphate kinase regulator, giving the protein MTITGAIWLTEQDYNRLKHLLADLTRESRGMQMGVETLEEILDLARVVDPEKVPANVVTMNSRVLFEDVRTNEAGTVTIVYPADANPSEGKISVLSPVGAALLGEPEGRELELPLPHGHSRRIRIESVLYQPEARGDYAL; this is encoded by the coding sequence ATGACCATTACTGGAGCCATCTGGCTCACCGAACAGGACTACAACCGCCTGAAGCATCTGCTCGCCGATCTCACGCGGGAGTCGCGAGGCATGCAGATGGGCGTCGAGACGCTGGAGGAGATCCTGGACCTCGCGCGGGTCGTCGATCCCGAAAAAGTGCCCGCGAATGTCGTCACGATGAACTCGCGCGTGCTGTTCGAGGACGTGCGTACGAACGAGGCCGGTACGGTGACGATCGTCTACCCGGCGGACGCGAATCCTTCGGAAGGCAAGATCTCCGTCCTGTCGCCCGTCGGCGCGGCGCTGCTGGGCGAGCCCGAGGGTCGTGAGCTCGAGCTGCCCCTGCCCCACGGCCACTCGCGGCGTATCAGGATCGAGAGCGTGCTCTATCAGCCGGAGGCGCGCGGGGACTACGCGCTTTGA
- the speE gene encoding polyamine aminopropyltransferase, with amino-acid sequence MYHGTPAAGHGPSVVSESLNRNCGFHYATGELLHRHRSDWQLLEVLETPEFGRVLRVDGITMTSEHDEFYYHENLVHVPALAHRGPQNVLIIGGGDGGALEEVLKHACVRHVSLVELDPAVIELSSRYLESIHRGAFRDPRVTLHFADGRHWLTSCEHAFDLILLDLTDPVGPSQALYTAEFYELCRTRLAQGGVLALHVQSPVARPQTFARIAATLRSVFAHVRPYLVYVPTYGTWFAMATASTTVDPIADSVAGIMSRFDERALGELRFYNPATHFAGFALPNFVLDLLRQDVAIVTDAGERLDGHPEFDCCCLAQRPPSAVTSTTAAEPRCPNAV; translated from the coding sequence ATGTACCACGGCACGCCAGCGGCAGGCCACGGCCCATCGGTAGTCAGCGAGAGCCTGAACCGCAACTGCGGCTTTCATTACGCGACCGGAGAGCTGCTCCATCGGCATCGGAGCGACTGGCAGCTGCTCGAAGTCCTCGAAACGCCCGAGTTCGGCCGTGTGCTGCGGGTCGACGGCATCACCATGACGTCCGAGCACGACGAGTTCTACTACCACGAGAATCTCGTGCACGTGCCCGCGCTGGCGCACCGCGGGCCGCAGAACGTGCTCATCATAGGCGGCGGCGACGGCGGCGCGCTGGAGGAAGTGCTGAAACACGCGTGCGTTCGGCACGTTTCGCTCGTCGAGCTGGACCCGGCGGTGATCGAGTTGTCGAGCCGCTATCTGGAGTCGATCCACCGCGGCGCGTTTCGCGACCCCCGGGTGACGCTTCATTTCGCAGACGGCCGGCACTGGCTGACGTCGTGCGAGCACGCATTCGACCTGATCCTCCTCGATCTGACCGATCCGGTCGGACCGTCACAGGCTCTTTACACGGCCGAGTTCTACGAGCTGTGCCGAACGAGGCTGGCGCAAGGCGGCGTTCTCGCATTGCACGTCCAATCGCCGGTTGCCCGGCCGCAGACTTTTGCCCGTATCGCGGCGACCCTGCGGTCGGTCTTCGCGCACGTGCGGCCTTACCTCGTCTACGTGCCTACCTACGGCACCTGGTTTGCGATGGCGACTGCCTCCACGACTGTCGACCCCATCGCCGACAGCGTCGCCGGCATCATGAGCCGATTCGACGAGCGCGCGCTCGGCGAGCTGCGGTTCTACAACCCGGCCACGCATTTCGCCGGTTTTGCATTGCCGAATTTCGTTCTGGATCTGCTGAGGCAGGACGTCGCGATCGTCACCGACGCCGGCGAACGCCTCGACGGTCATCCGGAGTTTGATTGCTGCTGTCTCGCGCAACGGCCACCCAGCGCCGTCACGAGCACGACCGCGGCGGAGCCCCGATGCCCAAACGCTGTATGA
- a CDS encoding universal stress protein — MPFDGSRAAQQALQHAIATSRRSGLQIAVVNVQPPVMAGDVSAFASAGAVEESRRSLGMAALRPAMLALQAHQVAHTASVVLGDVASEIARSAHRFGSTKIVMGTRAMNALRSLFSRSVSRRVVKLTTVPVTLVKAGAETPQAALPAPAMPT; from the coding sequence GTGCCGTTCGACGGATCGCGCGCAGCGCAACAGGCGCTCCAGCACGCGATCGCGACGAGCAGGCGCAGCGGCCTGCAGATCGCGGTGGTGAACGTGCAACCGCCGGTCATGGCGGGCGACGTCAGCGCGTTTGCATCGGCCGGCGCTGTCGAGGAGAGCCGAAGAAGCCTCGGTATGGCCGCCTTACGGCCTGCGATGCTGGCGCTGCAAGCCCATCAGGTCGCGCATACCGCCTCTGTCGTGCTCGGCGATGTCGCGTCAGAGATCGCGAGAAGTGCACACCGCTTCGGCAGCACGAAGATCGTGATGGGCACTCGTGCGATGAACGCGCTGCGGAGCCTCTTCAGCCGTTCGGTGTCCCGGCGCGTCGTGAAGCTCACGACGGTACCTGTGACGCTGGTCAAAGCGGGCGCGGAAACGCCGCAAGCGGCATTACCGGCGCCTGCGATGCCGACGTAA
- the speD gene encoding adenosylmethionine decarboxylase, with translation MTALQYKPSTVHAPKLPGLHLIGDLYECACGPAPMFDRDWLRRRCLNLIHGAGLTATGDYFHSFDGGGVTGAVVLSESHLSIHTWPERRYVTIDVYVCNYSCDNRSKARQLFDRLLETFAPQAPRVFALDRA, from the coding sequence ATGACGGCGCTTCAGTACAAGCCGTCGACCGTACACGCTCCGAAGTTGCCCGGACTGCACCTGATAGGGGATCTGTACGAGTGCGCGTGCGGCCCCGCACCGATGTTCGACCGCGACTGGCTGCGCCGGCGCTGCCTGAACCTGATACACGGTGCCGGCCTGACTGCGACCGGGGACTACTTTCACAGCTTCGATGGCGGCGGCGTCACCGGCGCGGTCGTGCTGAGCGAATCCCATTTGTCGATCCACACGTGGCCGGAACGCCGTTACGTCACGATCGACGTGTACGTGTGCAACTACAGCTGCGACAACCGGAGCAAGGCGCGGCAGCTCTTCGATCGACTCCTCGAGACGTTCGCGCCCCAGGCCCCCCGGGTCTTCGCGCTCGATCGCGCATGA
- a CDS encoding GGDEF domain-containing protein, whose product MDIAHISLHSPTLLLLVAGASAIAAAACAMAARLTSAIPLMQWARGMGAHAVAALVLLAPSAPYSHAVPVIAGVLLVYGLAVQATAIGGFFGRKSSAWIVGGSSVLALVALTGLAARDPETLQGLATRGELLLALFAHAVGGSFALLYFVMRRVRRLATRDALTGALNRVGFLEAAEAELSRARRSRSGIATLVLDIDRFKKVNDRFGHAVGDKVLTACAAAMRRALRKEDVLARFGGDEFVVLLPATTGAIAADLADRLRRTVADATYRIAGREIEISASIGVFATTGCVAPSLATMLERADEALREAKQAGRNRVRIVEPGTPGSRSRHASSPPAGPERLPIAQAVPV is encoded by the coding sequence ATGGACATCGCGCATATATCCCTGCACTCGCCGACATTGCTGTTGTTGGTCGCAGGCGCCAGTGCCATCGCTGCCGCAGCCTGTGCCATGGCCGCGCGATTGACTTCCGCGATTCCTCTCATGCAATGGGCTCGCGGCATGGGCGCCCACGCGGTTGCGGCGCTGGTGCTCCTCGCGCCGAGCGCGCCTTATTCCCATGCCGTGCCTGTTATCGCCGGCGTGCTGCTGGTTTACGGCCTCGCAGTTCAAGCGACGGCGATCGGCGGTTTCTTCGGCCGAAAATCTTCCGCGTGGATCGTCGGCGGCTCTTCAGTCCTGGCGCTCGTGGCGCTCACCGGCCTGGCTGCACGTGATCCGGAGACCCTGCAGGGTCTCGCCACGCGAGGCGAATTGCTGCTGGCGCTCTTCGCGCACGCCGTCGGCGGGTCGTTCGCGCTCCTCTACTTCGTGATGCGACGCGTGCGCCGGCTCGCGACACGCGATGCCCTGACCGGCGCACTGAATCGCGTCGGATTTCTCGAGGCCGCCGAGGCGGAGCTCTCGCGTGCGCGCCGGAGCCGTTCCGGGATCGCCACGCTCGTGCTGGATATCGACAGGTTCAAGAAAGTGAACGACCGATTCGGCCACGCGGTGGGGGACAAGGTACTGACAGCGTGTGCCGCCGCGATGCGCCGTGCACTGCGCAAGGAGGACGTGCTCGCACGCTTCGGCGGCGACGAGTTCGTCGTCCTGCTGCCGGCCACTACGGGAGCCATTGCCGCAGACCTGGCCGATCGGTTGCGACGTACGGTGGCCGACGCGACGTATCGCATCGCAGGCCGCGAGATCGAGATCAGCGCAAGTATCGGCGTGTTCGCGACGACGGGCTGTGTCGCGCCGTCACTCGCAACGATGCTCGAGCGGGCCGACGAAGCCCTGCGCGAGGCAAAGCAGGCGGGACGCAACCGCGTGCGGATCGTCGAGCCGGGCACGCCCGGCTCTCGCAGCCGACACGCCTCGTCGCCGCCTGCAGGTCCCGAGCGGCTCCCGATTGCGCAAGCGGTGCCCGTATGA